DNA from Cydia pomonella isolate Wapato2018A chromosome 14, ilCydPomo1, whole genome shotgun sequence:
CGAGGAGGGCTACCCTGGTGACCTGGTAACCAGCGTCACCTACGAGCTGACAGACGACGATCGCTTCCACGTGGACTTCCAGTCCATGGCTACGAAGAAAACGGTCGTGAATCTGACTAATCACTCGTACTTCAACTTGGCCGGTCATGATGGGGGGGCTCAGGAGTTGATGAACCATGTGGTCGCTTTATTTGCTGATAAGTAAGTTTAACCTGAAATGCCTAAAATTGTCGTAAATATTGGTGCTCAAGCGCCAAGAAATCTTAGGGGTTGTCCAATCACGTCATACGTGTTTAGCTAATTTTAGACTTGgcataatttaagaaaaaaatacacgtgatattAGACCTtgcctcccccatggtgatcaaTGGTGATTTTTTAtagaccccctccccccttagTATGACGTGATTAATGGGCAGCCCCTTTTACAggatgattcatgagacgtgagcaggactaagcctacacaatcagtaaatgttaatcaATTAATTTGAAGTAAAACACTTacgcttttttctgttatttaactttttttaagtacatatttgattatctacaattaTTGACAAAGATAAAACTTCATTACCCgttacagcactttgattatgaagaaaatgaAATGTGAATGAAATTTTTCtcaagtaaccagactccgatgatatttaatttggcacttgttatggataaaacaaagaggatgtttttttttttttaacagaataaataatttaacgataatctcacaaatactggtacgaaacagttactgataacttactgaatacgcaggcttgatcctagtagggctaagatggtcggctctttatcatttgtcaccatgcctgtcacgttctaacatctggcataatgacaagtgataaaaatggaaccatgctgctaccgcaggccgatatcgtccggcgaactggtaatcagttgCGCCACTTGCGCCCATAAGCATGGCGTATTTTGAGATTGTTTTGTATTTGATGTTAAGAGAGGCAAGCAATGTTGACAGGAATTAGTAAACATGGGAAGCAAATGGGCATAACATTGTGAGTTTCGGCAACTTAAAGCAATCGGGTAGAACGCGACGATGTCTAACGCAAAGAAAATATACTCATGGTCAATCTGCGCAATTATATTCAAGGCTTTTGTCTCCCAGAACTCCCAGTCAATATTTTTCAAGCCATATTCATTAGAATGTACTTAGGTGATATCaagaaataaacgaaaaaaaaaactatttcctGAGTATTAAAAAGTGTACCAATATTTCCAGAATCACTGAAACCGATGAAAATTCCATCCCGACTGGTCGCCTGACCAAAGTGGGCGGCACGCCGTTCGACCTGCGTACGCCGAAGCGACTCGGCGACATCATATCTAAAAACCCGAAACTATTTGACGACAACTTCTGCATTACTACGTTTGGAAAGGAGGTAAtttacttttcaccacaccaactggtaaagggcctctagattgttcaaaaactaatgagaaagttccattttatccacatgtgggacaaagtaatcagatgcaaattttgagttgtttctttatgttagctggtagaattgacttttaaattatgattttggatgatacattttatattacgttcatttggatttgatttcatttgagttttttggtatttcatagttagtagtttcctagtgttggtgtggtgaaaaattttgtgttccactcggaggcaaagtttgtttaacactcgtgccttgaaactctcgcaacgctcaagattccacttctcgaaccactcgctacggtCGTGGctcaattttagaatctttcgcttgctcgggtatcaatattagcacgagcaattaaacaataactttgcccccttgtaaaacaaataactatttctgcGTAAGTAGATACTGCACGAAAGGAGCGCTAGCAGCTTTGTGACGCTTGTTATATTTGTTATCCCGGTCAAGCATCGTGCTGGTTGAGATCAGTCGCTGTATCATTTAGGGCATTGAGTGAAAACTTAGTAGTACTAAACTCAGTAGTTGCAAGTCAAATCTTGAATCGATTAGCGACCCTCTCTAGGTTCCGAAATAGCTGATGTTGCAATCTGTTACGTGTTAAAATTATAGTAAATAGAAATAGTGTGCCTAATACGGACATTTTCTAAGAGCCGAGCAAATGTGTAAATTAGGTATGTATGCCATATGTTAGTGTTAAATTTAATGGTCCAATTACTTTTCTAATGGCATGAGTACCTCCATTAAAAACTAGAGAACAGGAACGTGTCACAAACTGAACTTCCATTTCAGGATCTCCACTACATCTCCCGCGTTGTCCAACCGCCCTCCGGCCGCTACCTGGAAGTCTACAGCGACCAGCCCGGCGTCCAGCTTTACACCAGCTACTTCCTCCCAGCTCCCACCGACGCCGCCCTCATCGGCAAAGGCGGCGTCGGCTATAGACGGCACGGAGCCTTCTGTTTGGAAACTAAGAAGTACCCAGATGCAGTGCATCATGAGAAGTTCTCTAGCCCGATCTTGAAGCCTGGAGATGTTTATCGCCATAGAGTGGTTTATGAGTTTGGATCGGAGAGCGCTTCTGAGCCTACGGTGGTGTCTACTTAAGTACATCGTTTCATGGATAGGTTTTTATTAAGATTACtttgaataaatgtatattttaaacaaatattgtttAAACAAAATGTCGTCTTTACATACCACCTCGTCGGCAAAGGCGGCATCGGCTATAGGCGACATGGAGCTCTCTGTTTGGAAACTCAGAAGTACCCAGATGCAGTGCTTTACGAGAAGTTCTTCAGACCGATCTTGAAACCTGGAGATGTTTATCGCCAAAGAGTGGTTTTTGATTTGGGTCGAAATACagttctgagcttaaattattCATGACCACgatttgtattaaaacaattgtaCCAGATATAAGTTACTTACTTACGTACTTAAACGACGACCCAACCTTTACTTTGGTCTCTCAGAAAAAATCCAGAAGCGTCAGTTTATAGCAAAACGTCAGTTATGTAGGTAATGCCCATATCGAACTAAGAAGCATCGGGTTTATGATTTTGACGAATGCAATTGTAATAAAGACGATTATTAGTGCTTTGGTATTACTGTATGAAATTACAACAAATTACTTAACTCGTATGGTTGGTGGTGAGGTCTTATGATGGTTTTTTTCTCGCCAGTCGCCAGTAGGATTCATGTTTATGGCGTCCACTAGAACCATTGGTGGGATAAATGGAATCGCACAATCGCAGTGCGTGGTTGGTGTATGATATAAACAGGTAGATGggcatttatatttaaagttataCACTCAACGTTTGTGTTAGAATTGGGAGTTTTCATCATTCAATCATGCTGacctagaaaaaaaatgtccccaatTTTTTGGTCCATTTGGTCAGCGCTTTCGATACAACCTTCTATGAACAAAACGgacaaacaaacaatttatgaaattttggggCCCTTTTCTTGTATTCAAATCGAAAAAGCTCGTGAATCTGAGtgaaaataatctaaaaaatccaaaatcaagGGGgtattacaaatctaaattacaACTTAATAGAAATGCCCAGATACCAAAATGACCTAAAGAAATCGTGTTGTActctgtatatttaggtatttaaataaaagtaaacaaagtagttataacatttattggttaaccaaccaaatataaaaccgcctggatcagtcactgaacgacctgactttgcCGTACtcataacctacattatttgatcatgtaatgttttcatctaccctcaactggcttaaccTTTTGTATGCTCCTGTAAAAAAATTGCCATTTATATAGCAATCATGTCAACTTCATGTGTAAGCTGAATATATATGGAGCATATCTGCCccagcataccaaaggttaaggaGAAATTTgggggtagattttgtttacatttatttaaatacctaaagatacagagtttagATACAGCTTAGGGGCTTGTTGAATCACCATGCTTACGAAGCTGaaagtcctgggttcgaatcccggttatTGTGTGTTTATTGATTTATGGATGTTTCTATGTATTCGTCCGAGTATATGTGTAACATAGTCACTAGTACAgacaagtgtaaaaatatggttgCATACtatttactcaaaaatatgtcccatggTTCTAAATTCGAACATAAAAGCTTTGCTCATTTTGCATGGGTCTAGATCGATCTGTCCCACACAGATCCACCAACGGGTGATTTTCATATGAAgtagaataataaataagacaTACTCACTAGATgtagtaattattatataaccGATAGCGTATTTATGCATATCGGTTAGGTTAAGGTCAGGGCCATGCCATGTTCATAAGAGCCCCATGCTAAATCACATACTGAGACCATTATTTCGCGGGACCTCCATTAGAACGCACGACTGGTAAGTACCGATATGTTTTTCATGTatactatgtatttttcatcTTTAAGTCCATTGCACCTACAACCGGCTATTTAGTATTAGTTCGTTTCTGCAATATCGTTATAGTTCATTTCATTcacgatgatgcgcagatttgttaaatctaacctttaatatcatgaTTCATGACATTACGAAACAAGGCACGTGTCGTCGTGAATTACACGATCTATAACAAATCTACATATTCATAATGAAAattatctaaatctaaaaatctaAAAGTAGTGGAGCGGGGAAATGACGGATCGAATATTGCGTGCCAAGTTCCGGGCATGCTTACTGTGCCCAAAACTCGGCCCGCAACGGATTCGATCCGTCATTTCCCCGCTCTACTACTTGTAGAGTTTTTTGATAGCGAAGGGCAAGGTTACTTATATGGTTCCtcggataaaataaaatataagggtGTGTGTCAGCTCCGACGCACAACTGGAGTTCACTTATAAAGAGTCAGTTATACGCAAAAACtaacaatcgcgaataactgacaggccgatgtCGTCCGGTAACTGATAATCAGTGGGCCTCTTTATAAACGATCATTAAAATTCCGCGAATTGACAGttgttatttttagggttccgtaccaaaaaggtacaaaaggaacccttatcgtgcgactctgtccgtccgtccgtcacattgctaaatatctcgagaagtgcttttttcatagtgaaaaaaaaaatgacttatgaaggaaaatgtgaaaaatataccatcccccccccccccccccttatctccgaagtttacgaatgaaaaatttcataatttttcattcttAAGTttttttgccggccgcggtcacatttaattctataaagatttaaaaaaaaaggtacctaTGTGGTATGCCTACAAAATTGTACAAGAGAGATTCATAATGTTAGTGGCACCTAACTACATTTtcgatttattttgttgttactattttgttaggtattaaaaatataaatatagctcAAACCTAACGAGGGAAACaaaaaatgtgttaataaaGCCCCACCGATATCAGTCTTGCCAATTCTCAACATTGATCTTTATAACCATGAAAAGAACACGCAGAAATGTATTTACCTACTAGATACTTAATTGTTCTAGTCAATATGGTCCGTCTCCGGTCTCCGTGAGTACGCCCCTAGGGCCCTGGGGAACGAGAAAGTTAGGCAGTTCCAATGGGACACTGATTCCGGAATGTCCGTTTCCGTCATATCTAATGGAGCCGCAGTCTATTCCATCCATGTGAGTATTGAATTAAAAG
Protein-coding regions in this window:
- the LOC133525024 gene encoding galactose mutarotase isoform X2 is translated as MAAKTQDKLTMVRLVEEQSTPFKKETVRRFTWHSASGVSVTVISYGAIIQSVKVPDKNGEIADIALGFDDVDSYVQRNVPYFGATVGRCANRIARAQFEIDGVEYKLAKNIGENHLHGGIVGFDKANWHTTVDGNKVIFSYLSADGEEGYPGDLVTSVTYELTDDDRFHVDFQSMATKKTVVNLTNHSYFNLAGHDGGAQELMNHVVALFADKITETDENSIPTGRLTKVGGTPFDLRTPKRLGDIISKNPKLFDDNFCITTFGKEDLHYISRVVQPPSGRYLEVYSDQPGVQLYTSYFLPAPTDAALIGKGGVGYRRHGAFCLETKKYPDAVHHEKFSSPILKPGDVYRHRVVYEFGSESASEPTVVST
- the LOC133525024 gene encoding galactose mutarotase isoform X3 gives rise to the protein MVRLVEEQSTPFKKETVRRFTWHSASGVSVTVISYGAIIQSVKVPDKNGEIADIALGFDDVDSYVQRNVPYFGATVGRCANRIARAQFEIDGVEYKLAKNIGENHLHGGIVGFDKANWHTTVDGNKVIFSYLSADGEEGYPGDLVTSVTYELTDDDRFHVDFQSMATKKTVVNLTNHSYFNLAGHDGGAQELMNHVVALFADKITETDENSIPTGRLTKVGGTPFDLRTPKRLGDIISKNPKLFDDNFCITTFGKEDLHYISRVVQPPSGRYLEVYSDQPGVQLYTSYFLPAPTDAALIGKGGVGYRRHGAFCLETKKYPDAVHHEKFSSPILKPGDVYRHRVVYEFGSESASEPTVVST
- the LOC133525024 gene encoding galactose mutarotase isoform X1, with translation MQFYSRCDVFLHRKASAKTQDKLTMVRLVEEQSTPFKKETVRRFTWHSASGVSVTVISYGAIIQSVKVPDKNGEIADIALGFDDVDSYVQRNVPYFGATVGRCANRIARAQFEIDGVEYKLAKNIGENHLHGGIVGFDKANWHTTVDGNKVIFSYLSADGEEGYPGDLVTSVTYELTDDDRFHVDFQSMATKKTVVNLTNHSYFNLAGHDGGAQELMNHVVALFADKITETDENSIPTGRLTKVGGTPFDLRTPKRLGDIISKNPKLFDDNFCITTFGKEDLHYISRVVQPPSGRYLEVYSDQPGVQLYTSYFLPAPTDAALIGKGGVGYRRHGAFCLETKKYPDAVHHEKFSSPILKPGDVYRHRVVYEFGSESASEPTVVST